In the genome of Chryseobacterium sp. 52, the window TGAACGATGTCTCTTGCGAGTTTTCTTGCTTCTCTCAATTCACCGTAGTGATAAAAGATATCGGCAAGTTCTGTTTCTTCGTATTCATTGATTACTTTTCTGGCATCAAGACTCTGCATCACGTTCATTCTCATGTCCAATGGTGCGTTGTTTCTTGTAGAAAATCCTCTTTCGGCTTCGTCAAACTGGTGGGATGAAACCCCAAGGTCTGCTAATACTCCGTCAACCTGAGAAATACCATACATCAGCATTGAGTTTTCCAAAAACCGGAAATTTTGATTGACCAGCGTAAATCTGGGATCGTCAATTGTATTTTTAAGAGCATCCAGATCCTGGTCAAAACTGAACAGTTTTCCTTTCTCTGAGAGTCTGCTCAGAATTTCTCTTGAGTGGCCTCCTCCTCCAAAAGTGCAGTCCACGTATATTCCGTCAGGATTCGTCACCAAATCATCAACGCTCTGCTTCAATAAAACGGGGTTGTGGTACATACTTAATTGTGTTTTTTACCTTGCCTTTTACAGCAAGCGCGGTTTATTCTTCATCGAAAGCTCCCATCACATCTTCAGCAAGGCTCGCAAAATCAGCTTCGTTGGTTGAGATTACCTTTTCATAGGCTTCTTTATCCCAAATTTCAAAAAGCTCTCCTGCGCTTGTAATAACAGTGTCTTTCTGAAGGTTTGCAAAATGAACCAGATCTTTTGAGATCTGAAGTCTTCCTGCATTGTCCAGTTCTACTGTTTTTACACCTGCCGTAAACATTCGAATGAAATCAGCATTCTTTTTAATGAATCTGTTTAACTTATTAATCTTGCCCATCAGTTTGTCCCAGGCATTCATGGGATAGACTTCTAGACAAGGCTGGAACACGGATCTCTTGACTACGAACGTCTTATCGTCGAAGTCTTCCATTTGTTTAATTAAAGATGAAGGAACTTTTAAACGGCCTTTATCGTCAATTTTACACTCATATGTTCCAATGAAATTTTTCATTTGGGACAAATTTATATAATAATTTCCAAAATTTCCCACTTTTTCCCACTTTTTGACTTAATGTTAATAAGTTTTATTAAGGGTTTATTTTAAAATTCGTAAATATTTGAATTTCTGTATGTTATGTAAACTGTTATTTAGCCCATAATAAAGAGGTTTTGAAAAAAGTCAATAAAAAGGGGGATATTATATTATTTTTACTTTAAATTAGGGTAATCAAAAAATTTTTGAGGTTTAATTTGTATTTTTGCAGAGCTTTATTAAGGCATTTTATGATATTTAGTACAAAAAAAGAAAAGAAATATACTTTTATAGAGGCGGGAGAAGGACATCCATTGGTGCTGTTGCACGGTTTAATGGGTGGTTTGAGTAATTTCGATAAGATGGTAGATTTTTTTTCGGAAAAGGGGTTCAAGGTATATGTTCCTCAGTTGCCTATCTACGATCTGCCGGTACTCAATACTAATCTTACGACTCTTGCAAAATATATTATCAAGTTTATAGAGAGTCATATCTCCGGACCTGTCACTATTGTAGGAAACTCAATGGGGGGGCATATAGGGCTTATCATGACTCTGGCAAGACCGGATCTGGTAAATAATCTTGTTTTAACAGGGAGCTCGGGATTGTATGAAAGAACTTTCGGGGATAGTTTCCCGAGAAAAAATGACCGTTCCTATATAAGGAAGAAAACGGAAGAGGTCTTTTATGACCCGGCTATTGCCACAGAAGATCTTGTAGACGAGGTATTTTCTGTAGTGAATGACAGAATGAAAGGAATCAAAACGGTAATGCTGGCAAGAAGTGCCATCAAACACAATATGCTTCATGACCTTCCGAAGATCGAGACACCAACGTGTCTGATCTGGGGAAGACAGGATAATGTAACACCTCCTGAAGTGGCTGAAGACATGCATAAATTTATCCCGAATTCAGATCTTTTCTGGATCGAGAGATGCGGACATGCTGCGATGATGGAAAAGCCGGATGAATTCAATGAAATTCTCTACAGCTGGTTAAAAGATAAAGTTTAAAACAAATAATAATAAACCATTAAGAGCTTTTCTTAATGGTTTATTTTTCTAAAAAATATTCGAAAGATGGTTATTAAAACGGCAGAATTTGTAAAGAGCAGCGGGAAATGGCAAGAGTGCCCCGAACCTACGATGCCTGAATATGCTTTTATCGGAAGGTCTAATGTTGGAAAATCATCATTGATTAATGCAATGATGAATCATAAGGATTTGGCAAAGACTTCCGGAACTCCGGGGAAAACGCAGCTGATCAATCATTTTTTAGTGAATGAAAACTGGTATCTGACGGATTTACCGGGTTATGGGTATGCTAAAGTTTCAAAGTCTATAAGAAGGGATTTTGAGAAGCTGATCAATAATTATATTCTAAACAGAAAAAACCTGGTTAACATTTTTGTATTGGTAGATGCCAGACATAGCCCTCAGAAATTAGATTTAGAGTTTATTGAATGGTGTGGGGAAAGTGGAGTTCCTTTTTCCATTGTGTTTACAAAGGCTGATAAACTGAAACCCAATGTT includes:
- the rsmH gene encoding 16S rRNA (cytosine(1402)-N(4))-methyltransferase RsmH yields the protein MYHNPVLLKQSVDDLVTNPDGIYVDCTFGGGGHSREILSRLSEKGKLFSFDQDLDALKNTIDDPRFTLVNQNFRFLENSMLMYGISQVDGVLADLGVSSHQFDEAERGFSTRNNAPLDMRMNVMQSLDARKVINEYEETELADIFYHYGELREARKLARDIVHHRKTKSINTTEDLKKLFSFLPPHKVNKFYAQLFQAIRIEVNQELEALKEMLVQALNVLRPEGRLVVISYHSLEDRLVKRFLKNGMFEGEQQRDIYGNYKKVFELLKSKAIIPDDSEIEENSRARSAKMRTGIKV
- a CDS encoding alpha/beta fold hydrolase; this encodes MIFSTKKEKKYTFIEAGEGHPLVLLHGLMGGLSNFDKMVDFFSEKGFKVYVPQLPIYDLPVLNTNLTTLAKYIIKFIESHISGPVTIVGNSMGGHIGLIMTLARPDLVNNLVLTGSSGLYERTFGDSFPRKNDRSYIRKKTEEVFYDPAIATEDLVDEVFSVVNDRMKGIKTVMLARSAIKHNMLHDLPKIETPTCLIWGRQDNVTPPEVAEDMHKFIPNSDLFWIERCGHAAMMEKPDEFNEILYSWLKDKV
- the mraZ gene encoding division/cell wall cluster transcriptional repressor MraZ, producing MKNFIGTYECKIDDKGRLKVPSSLIKQMEDFDDKTFVVKRSVFQPCLEVYPMNAWDKLMGKINKLNRFIKKNADFIRMFTAGVKTVELDNAGRLQISKDLVHFANLQKDTVITSAGELFEIWDKEAYEKVISTNEADFASLAEDVMGAFDEE
- the yihA gene encoding ribosome biogenesis GTP-binding protein YihA/YsxC, which codes for MVIKTAEFVKSSGKWQECPEPTMPEYAFIGRSNVGKSSLINAMMNHKDLAKTSGTPGKTQLINHFLVNENWYLTDLPGYGYAKVSKSIRRDFEKLINNYILNRKNLVNIFVLVDARHSPQKLDLEFIEWCGESGVPFSIVFTKADKLKPNVVIKNVEDYKVELHKTWEDLPELYITSAEKKEGGDKILDFIQTTNEFLKNNNVNFDE